Proteins encoded together in one Kutzneria kofuensis window:
- a CDS encoding epoxide hydrolase family protein: MKPFRISVPTRDLDDLRERLARTRFAPALSPDWTHGTPPGYLAELVEHWRTKFDWSAAEAKLNEMAQFTATVRDAELHFVHVEGKGPKPLPLLFSHGWPGSFWEVSKIIGPLTDPAAHGGDPADAFHVVAPSLPGYGFSEHPGTPGISPPEIAHRFHELMTDVLGYERYAAQGGDWGAVITTCLGRDHGDRLAGIHVNMMAARPVIGEHSAALTDAEQAYVDGQAAWRSSEGGYTAIQSTKPATLGAGLSDSPAGLAAWIVEKFRSWSDCDGDVESVFSKDDLLTNISIYWLTNSIATSTRLYYEAWRDQATPMFTPGYIDTPTGFASFPKEISRPPREWVARAYNLQRFTEFERGGHFAAMEQPEALVEDIRAFFRPLRG, encoded by the coding sequence GTGAAGCCGTTTCGAATTTCGGTCCCCACTCGTGACCTGGACGACCTGCGCGAACGGCTGGCACGCACCAGATTCGCGCCCGCGCTGTCGCCGGACTGGACGCACGGGACGCCGCCGGGCTACCTGGCGGAGCTGGTCGAGCACTGGCGGACCAAGTTCGACTGGTCGGCGGCCGAGGCCAAGCTGAACGAGATGGCGCAGTTCACCGCCACCGTGCGGGATGCCGAGCTGCACTTCGTGCACGTCGAGGGGAAAGGCCCGAAGCCGTTACCCCTGTTGTTCAGCCACGGCTGGCCGGGCTCGTTCTGGGAGGTCAGCAAGATCATCGGTCCGCTGACCGACCCGGCCGCGCACGGCGGCGACCCGGCCGACGCGTTCCACGTGGTCGCGCCCAGCCTGCCCGGCTACGGCTTCTCCGAACACCCCGGCACGCCCGGCATCTCCCCGCCCGAGATCGCGCACCGGTTCCACGAGCTGATGACCGACGTGCTCGGCTACGAGCGCTACGCGGCGCAGGGCGGCGACTGGGGCGCGGTGATCACTACCTGCCTCGGCCGGGACCACGGCGACCGGCTCGCCGGCATCCACGTGAACATGATGGCCGCTCGGCCCGTGATCGGGGAGCACTCCGCCGCGCTCACCGACGCCGAGCAAGCCTACGTCGATGGCCAGGCGGCGTGGCGCAGCAGCGAGGGCGGCTACACCGCGATCCAGAGCACCAAGCCGGCCACCCTCGGCGCGGGCCTGTCCGACTCGCCGGCCGGGCTGGCCGCCTGGATCGTCGAGAAGTTCCGCAGCTGGAGCGACTGCGACGGCGACGTGGAGTCGGTGTTCAGCAAGGACGATCTGCTCACCAACATCAGCATCTACTGGCTGACCAACTCGATCGCCACCTCCACCCGGCTCTACTACGAGGCGTGGCGCGACCAGGCGACGCCGATGTTCACCCCCGGCTACATCGACACGCCGACCGGCTTCGCCAGCTTCCCCAAGGAGATCTCCCGGCCGCCGCGGGAGTGGGTGGCGCGGGCGTACAACCTGCAGCGGTTCACCGAGTTCGAGCGCGGCGGCCACTTCGCCGCCATGGAGCAGCCGGAAGCGCTGGTCGAGGACATCCGCGCGTTCTTCCGGCCGCTGCGCGGCTGA
- a CDS encoding DUF1015 family protein — MNGWVRPVRTAWVVRDLVPGPDVDEFAEPDQVTAALTAPGAATGTLLAVQHPHRTPAARARGLSLTDALPIAREALDHLRANHYREIHDVVAPYRVDGPDGSAHGVLCLVDPAEVGRIRHTEEVFPDVVAERSAVLSGLGCATSAAMLVPVSGGAVLTSLLADVCEELADPAVSVVDSAGHRHRMWLLEKGSRQAELLELLQEQSLLVADGNHRVAAATGSSLLALITGGPSLRIGAIHRVLTGTGLDADTVYRRWREIGLTVTRGGDAEPPSRPGVVVALVDGEVLRVVLPDMGAETPQIDHGVVEQVLVKQALGIDPDGPSLRTLPAGRPVPAGADVLLQLAPVPFTDVLAVHAEGRRMPRKATYFTPKPRSGLLLAAL, encoded by the coding sequence ATGAACGGCTGGGTGCGTCCAGTGAGAACGGCCTGGGTCGTCCGGGACCTCGTGCCGGGCCCGGACGTGGACGAGTTCGCCGAGCCCGACCAGGTGACCGCCGCGCTGACGGCCCCCGGGGCGGCGACCGGCACGCTGCTGGCCGTGCAGCACCCGCACCGCACGCCGGCGGCGCGGGCCCGCGGACTGAGCCTCACCGACGCGTTGCCGATCGCCCGGGAGGCGCTGGATCACTTGCGCGCCAACCACTATCGCGAGATCCACGACGTCGTCGCGCCGTACCGGGTGGACGGCCCGGACGGTTCCGCGCACGGCGTGCTGTGCCTGGTCGATCCGGCCGAGGTGGGACGAATCCGGCACACCGAGGAGGTGTTCCCGGACGTCGTCGCGGAACGCTCGGCGGTGCTGTCCGGGCTGGGCTGCGCCACCAGCGCCGCCATGCTCGTGCCCGTGTCCGGCGGCGCCGTCCTGACGTCGCTGCTGGCGGACGTGTGCGAGGAGTTGGCGGATCCGGCGGTGTCCGTTGTGGACTCCGCCGGGCATCGGCACCGGATGTGGTTGCTGGAGAAGGGCTCCCGGCAGGCGGAGTTGCTGGAGCTGCTCCAGGAGCAGTCGCTGCTCGTCGCGGACGGCAATCACCGGGTGGCGGCGGCGACCGGGTCCTCGCTGCTGGCGTTGATCACCGGCGGGCCGTCGCTGCGTATCGGCGCGATCCACCGGGTGCTCACCGGCACCGGCCTGGACGCCGACACGGTGTACCGGAGGTGGCGGGAGATCGGCCTCACGGTCACGCGTGGGGGCGACGCCGAGCCGCCGAGCCGGCCCGGGGTGGTGGTCGCGCTCGTCGACGGCGAGGTGCTGCGGGTCGTGCTGCCCGACATGGGCGCGGAGACGCCGCAGATCGACCACGGCGTGGTCGAGCAGGTGCTCGTCAAGCAGGCGCTGGGCATCGATCCCGATGGTCCCTCGCTTCGCACGCTGCCCGCGGGACGGCCGGTGCCCGCAGGTGCGGACGTCTTGCTGCAGCTGGCCCCGGTGCCGTTCACGGATGTGCTCGCCGTGCACGCCGAGGGCCGGCGGATGCCCCGAAAGGCCACGTATTTCACGCCGAAACCCCGCAGCGGGCTGCTGCTCGCCGCGCTGTGA
- the aroH gene encoding chorismate mutase — MAVRAVRGATQIDADEREQVLEATAELVDEVLKRNGLVPDDLISVVLTATPDIKCEFPAYAARMAGLADVPLLSATEIDVTGAMPRVIRLLAHVETDLTRAEIKHAYLRGAAALRTDLPH; from the coding sequence ATGGCAGTGCGGGCAGTGCGGGGCGCGACGCAGATCGACGCCGACGAGAGGGAACAGGTGCTCGAGGCGACCGCGGAGCTGGTCGACGAGGTGCTCAAGCGGAACGGGCTGGTGCCCGACGACCTGATCAGCGTCGTGCTCACCGCGACCCCGGACATCAAGTGCGAGTTCCCGGCGTACGCGGCGCGGATGGCCGGGCTGGCCGACGTGCCGCTGCTGTCGGCGACCGAGATCGACGTGACCGGGGCCATGCCGCGGGTCATCCGGCTGCTCGCCCACGTGGAGACCGATCTCACCCGCGCCGAGATCAAGCACGCCTACCTCCGGGGCGCGGCCGCCCTCCGCACCGACCTCCCGCACTGA
- the cmk gene encoding (d)CMP kinase — protein sequence MERGELRGVVALDGPSGTGKSTVARRLATRLGARYLDTGAMYRAATLAVLRAGVDPTDTDQVRDVVAGAELKVTTDPQAQATTLDGDDVSAEIRGQEVTTAVSPVSAVPEVRAQLVAQQRSIIATALAEAGGIVVEGRDIGTTVAPDAGLKVYLTASAQARAERRSRQDAAAGRQSTVDATLADVRRRDTYDSTRAVSPAKAADDAVELDTTHLDLQGVLAELLAMVEDRGLLAVPTGSAREH from the coding sequence GTGGAACGCGGCGAGCTGCGTGGTGTGGTGGCCCTGGACGGGCCCTCCGGCACCGGCAAGTCCACCGTCGCCCGCAGGCTCGCGACGCGGCTGGGCGCCCGCTACCTCGACACGGGCGCGATGTACCGGGCGGCGACGCTGGCGGTGCTGCGCGCGGGCGTCGACCCGACGGACACCGACCAGGTGCGGGACGTCGTCGCCGGCGCCGAGCTGAAGGTCACCACGGACCCGCAGGCGCAGGCCACGACGCTGGACGGTGACGACGTCAGCGCGGAGATCCGTGGCCAGGAGGTCACCACCGCCGTGTCCCCGGTGTCGGCGGTGCCCGAGGTGCGGGCGCAGCTGGTCGCCCAGCAGCGGTCGATCATCGCAACCGCGCTGGCCGAGGCCGGCGGCATCGTGGTCGAGGGCCGTGACATCGGCACCACGGTCGCGCCGGACGCCGGCCTGAAGGTGTATCTGACGGCGTCGGCGCAGGCCCGCGCCGAGCGCCGGAGCAGGCAGGACGCGGCCGCGGGCCGGCAGTCGACGGTGGACGCGACGCTGGCCGACGTGCGCCGCCGCGACACGTACGACTCGACCCGCGCGGTGTCCCCGGCCAAGGCCGCGGACGACGCCGTCGAGCTGGACACCACGCACCTGGACCTGCAGGGCGTGCTCGCGGAGCTGCTGGCGATGGTCGAGGACCGCGGCCTGCTCGCGGTCCCGACCGGGAGCGCACGTGAGCACTGA
- a CDS encoding lysophospholipid acyltransferase family protein, whose translation MSTDLPDGSLPWLHEFARWLGTFIFVPFYRLRAHGLENVPRTGPVLMIANHSTMVDGPVLFAVSPRRPVFLIKREMFKGPLGFLLPRIGQIAISRGEPDRAPLMTAVRVLKAGGMVGIFPEGTRGAGDVDAAHNGAAWLARTSGAVVLPVACRGTLRPAGVTRRRFRPRVDVLVGKPFELPADKGRAALTAATERVRVELADLVAELDRLRAGRPPASTSKEHEA comes from the coding sequence GTGAGCACTGACCTTCCCGACGGTTCGCTGCCCTGGCTGCACGAGTTCGCCCGCTGGCTGGGCACCTTCATCTTCGTGCCGTTCTACCGGCTGCGGGCGCACGGCCTGGAGAACGTGCCGCGGACCGGCCCGGTGCTGATGATCGCCAACCACAGCACGATGGTGGACGGCCCGGTGCTGTTCGCGGTGTCCCCGCGGCGGCCGGTCTTCCTGATCAAGCGGGAGATGTTCAAGGGCCCGCTGGGCTTCCTGCTGCCGCGCATCGGCCAGATCGCGATCAGCCGCGGCGAGCCGGACCGGGCGCCGCTGATGACGGCGGTGCGGGTGCTCAAGGCCGGCGGCATGGTCGGCATCTTCCCCGAGGGCACGCGCGGCGCCGGCGACGTCGACGCGGCGCACAACGGCGCCGCCTGGCTGGCCCGCACGTCCGGCGCGGTGGTGCTGCCGGTGGCCTGCCGCGGCACGCTGCGCCCGGCCGGCGTGACCAGGCGCCGCTTCCGCCCGCGCGTGGACGTGCTGGTGGGCAAGCCGTTCGAACTTCCGGCCGACAAGGGCCGTGCCGCGCTGACCGCCGCCACCGAGCGGGTCCGGGTCGAGCTGGCCGACCTCGTCGCCGAACTGGATCGCCTGCGGGCAGGTCGCCCGCCGGCGAGCACAAGCAAGGAGCACGAGGCGTGA
- the der gene encoding ribosome biogenesis GTPase Der translates to MSELDGTWTDEAEWALVDGGAEQRDSDDGAVPQPVLAVVGRPNVGKSTLVNRILGRREAVVQDTPGVTRDRVAYDALWSGRKFTVVDTGGWEPDASGLQASVAKQAELAMQTADTVLVVVDASVGATATDEAVAKVLRRSKRPVLLVANKVDDDRLLGDVASLWSLGLGEPHPVSGLHGRGSGDLLDAILEALPETPRDDYAERIGGPRRVALVGKPNVGKSSLLNRLVGEQRAVVDSVAGTTVDPVDSLVELDDEVWRFVDTAGLRKRVNFASGTEYYASLRTKAAIDAAEVAIVLLDASEPIAEQDLRVLTMVVEAGKALVLAMNKWDLVDEDRRYQLEKELERGLVRVPWAQRINVSAATGRSVRKLAPALRTALTSWDSRIPTGTLNSWLSDLIAATPPPVRGGKQPKVLFATQAQTRPPTIVLFTTGFLEAGYRRFIERKLREQFGFVGTPIQISVRVRERKPRKG, encoded by the coding sequence GTGAGTGAGTTGGACGGCACCTGGACCGACGAGGCCGAGTGGGCCCTCGTGGACGGGGGCGCTGAGCAGCGGGACTCGGACGACGGTGCGGTGCCGCAGCCGGTGCTCGCCGTCGTCGGTCGGCCGAACGTCGGCAAGTCGACGCTGGTGAACCGGATCCTGGGCCGTCGTGAGGCGGTCGTCCAGGACACGCCCGGCGTGACGCGTGACCGTGTCGCCTACGACGCGCTGTGGAGCGGTCGGAAGTTCACCGTGGTGGACACCGGCGGTTGGGAGCCGGACGCCAGCGGCCTGCAAGCCTCCGTGGCCAAGCAGGCGGAGCTGGCTATGCAGACCGCGGACACCGTGCTGGTCGTGGTGGACGCCTCCGTCGGCGCGACCGCTACCGACGAGGCCGTGGCCAAGGTGCTGCGCCGGTCCAAGCGGCCGGTGCTGCTGGTCGCCAACAAGGTCGACGACGACCGGCTGCTCGGCGACGTGGCTTCGCTGTGGTCGCTGGGCCTCGGCGAGCCGCACCCGGTCAGCGGCCTGCACGGCCGCGGCTCCGGCGACCTGCTCGACGCCATCCTCGAGGCGCTGCCCGAAACCCCGCGTGACGACTACGCGGAGCGCATCGGCGGCCCACGCCGCGTCGCCCTGGTCGGCAAGCCGAACGTGGGCAAGTCCAGCCTGCTCAACCGGCTGGTCGGCGAGCAGCGCGCGGTGGTCGACTCGGTCGCCGGCACCACCGTGGACCCGGTGGACTCGCTGGTCGAGCTGGACGACGAGGTGTGGCGCTTCGTCGACACCGCCGGCCTGCGCAAGCGGGTCAACTTCGCCAGCGGCACCGAGTACTACGCGTCGCTGCGCACCAAGGCCGCCATCGACGCGGCCGAGGTGGCGATCGTGCTGCTGGACGCCAGCGAGCCGATCGCCGAGCAGGACCTGCGGGTGCTGACCATGGTGGTGGAGGCCGGCAAGGCGCTGGTGCTGGCCATGAACAAGTGGGACCTGGTCGACGAGGACCGCCGCTACCAGCTGGAGAAGGAGCTGGAGCGGGGCCTGGTCCGGGTGCCGTGGGCGCAGCGGATCAACGTCTCCGCGGCGACCGGCCGCTCGGTGCGCAAGCTGGCCCCGGCCCTGCGCACGGCGCTGACCTCGTGGGACTCCCGGATCCCGACCGGCACGCTGAACTCGTGGCTGTCCGACCTGATCGCGGCCACGCCGCCGCCGGTGCGCGGCGGCAAGCAGCCCAAGGTGCTGTTCGCTACGCAGGCGCAGACCCGGCCGCCGACGATCGTGCTGTTCACCACCGGCTTCCTGGAGGCCGGCTACCGCCGGTTCATCGAGCGCAAGCTGCGCGAGCAGTTCGGCTTCGTCGGCACACCGATCCAGATCTCGGTGCGGGTGCGAGAGCGCAAGCCCCGCAAGGGATAG
- a CDS encoding LuxR C-terminal-related transcriptional regulator, translating into MPVRVVLAEDDAALRAGLRLLLEAGGRVEVVAEVDPGPKLPAVVRAQWPDVVLVSDVSALRGLDGGPPVAVLAASAVDDAVNRAIDLGAQGFLLADAEPESLVRAVLDLAAGGAVFDPRVAAALLPRLRGNAMPDNDLLRGLSTRERQVLDLIAGGRSNAAIATELGLTEATVKSYVSALLGKLGVRNRVQAALILRQMRP; encoded by the coding sequence ATGCCGGTACGGGTGGTGCTCGCCGAGGACGACGCCGCGCTGCGGGCCGGCCTGCGCCTGCTGCTGGAGGCCGGCGGCCGGGTCGAGGTCGTCGCCGAGGTGGACCCCGGGCCGAAGCTGCCGGCAGTGGTGCGTGCGCAGTGGCCGGACGTCGTGCTGGTCAGTGACGTGTCGGCGCTGCGAGGCCTGGACGGCGGGCCGCCGGTCGCGGTGCTGGCGGCGTCCGCTGTGGACGATGCCGTGAACCGGGCGATCGACCTTGGCGCCCAAGGGTTCCTGCTCGCCGACGCGGAGCCGGAGAGCCTGGTGCGGGCGGTGCTCGACCTGGCCGCCGGCGGCGCGGTGTTCGACCCCAGGGTGGCCGCCGCCCTGCTGCCTCGGCTGCGCGGCAACGCGATGCCGGACAACGATTTGCTGCGAGGACTGTCCACACGGGAGCGTCAGGTGTTGGACCTGATCGCCGGCGGGCGGTCCAACGCGGCGATCGCCACCGAGCTGGGGCTGACCGAGGCGACCGTGAAGAGCTACGTGTCGGCGCTGCTGGGCAAGCTCGGCGTGCGAAACCGTGTGCAGGCCGCGCTGATCCTCCGACAGATGCGGCCGTAG
- a CDS encoding TetR/AcrR family transcriptional regulator, which translates to MAETSHRVRNPWGQGERLRLEILDAAARLLSELGGEQGLTIRGVARAAGIAPASIYQHFADKAALVKGLVAYDYEQLSAAMTAADEQCPPEAVLDRVRAQMKAYCRFALDSPGHYRLMLNNRPISRSGPLIDIVTQMISAFERCERAGVRLRVPARRAAVMVFVGAHGRVALWHATEDPTQEPLVLEFVDELISLVTE; encoded by the coding sequence GTGGCCGAGACCTCGCACCGCGTGCGCAACCCGTGGGGGCAGGGTGAGCGGTTGCGCCTGGAGATCCTCGACGCGGCCGCGCGCCTGCTGTCCGAGCTGGGCGGCGAGCAGGGGCTGACCATCCGGGGCGTGGCGCGGGCGGCGGGCATCGCGCCGGCCAGCATCTACCAGCACTTCGCCGACAAGGCCGCGCTGGTCAAGGGCCTGGTCGCCTACGACTACGAGCAGCTGTCGGCGGCCATGACCGCGGCCGACGAGCAGTGTCCGCCGGAGGCGGTGCTGGACCGGGTGCGGGCGCAGATGAAGGCGTACTGCCGGTTCGCGCTGGACAGCCCCGGCCACTACCGGCTGATGCTCAACAACCGGCCGATCTCGCGCAGCGGGCCGCTGATCGACATCGTGACGCAGATGATCTCGGCGTTCGAGCGCTGCGAACGGGCCGGGGTGCGGCTGCGGGTGCCGGCGCGGCGTGCCGCGGTGATGGTTTTCGTCGGCGCGCACGGCCGGGTCGCGCTCTGGCACGCCACCGAGGACCCCACCCAGGAGCCGCTGGTCCTGGAGTTCGTCGACGAGCTGATCTCACTCGTCACGGAGTGA
- a CDS encoding cytochrome P450 has translation MDRAAKCPFDPPPRLREAEPISRVRIWDGSTPWLITGYEAQRAVLADQRFSADARKAGFPAQSAAVLARRENTRSFIAMDDPEHDRHRKMLTRNFMIKRVEAMRPRVQEIVDGLIDDMLAGDKPADLVTDFALPVPSLVICELLGVPYADHDFFQARSKKLVSRSTLLEEAVKAGDELREYLLDLMAAKEKEPTDDLIGRLVTDQLARGELTRTEVADMGTLMLIAGHETTANMIALGTVALFEHPSQLAELRDTDDPKLIANAVEELLRYLTIVHTGRRRVATEDVEVAGQLVRAGEGVILANDAGNRDEAAFPEPDRLDIHRQARHHIAFGYGVHQCLGQPLARMELQVVYSTLYRRIPTLELAIPFEEIQFKHDAIVYGVHSLPVTW, from the coding sequence ATGGACCGGGCCGCGAAATGCCCCTTCGACCCGCCGCCGCGGCTGCGCGAGGCGGAGCCGATCAGCCGGGTGCGGATCTGGGACGGCAGCACCCCGTGGCTGATCACCGGCTACGAAGCGCAACGGGCCGTGCTGGCCGACCAGCGGTTCAGCGCCGACGCCCGCAAGGCCGGCTTCCCGGCGCAGTCGGCCGCGGTGCTGGCCCGGCGTGAGAACACCCGGTCGTTCATCGCGATGGACGACCCCGAGCACGACCGGCACCGCAAGATGCTCACCCGCAACTTCATGATCAAGCGGGTGGAGGCGATGCGGCCGCGCGTGCAGGAGATCGTCGACGGCCTGATCGACGACATGCTCGCCGGGGACAAGCCGGCCGACCTGGTCACCGACTTCGCGCTGCCGGTGCCGTCGCTGGTGATCTGCGAGCTGCTCGGCGTGCCGTACGCCGACCACGACTTCTTCCAGGCCCGCAGCAAGAAGCTGGTCTCCCGCAGCACGCTCCTCGAGGAGGCGGTCAAGGCAGGCGACGAGCTGCGCGAGTACCTGCTGGACCTGATGGCGGCCAAGGAGAAGGAGCCGACCGACGACCTGATCGGCCGGCTGGTCACCGATCAGCTGGCCCGCGGCGAGCTGACTCGGACCGAGGTCGCCGACATGGGCACGCTGATGCTCATCGCCGGGCACGAGACCACCGCCAACATGATCGCGCTGGGCACGGTCGCCCTGTTCGAGCACCCGTCGCAGCTGGCCGAACTCCGCGACACCGACGACCCGAAGCTGATCGCCAACGCGGTCGAGGAACTGCTGCGGTACCTGACGATCGTGCACACCGGGCGACGCCGCGTCGCCACCGAGGACGTCGAGGTCGCCGGCCAGCTGGTACGCGCCGGCGAGGGCGTCATCCTGGCCAACGACGCCGGCAACCGCGACGAGGCCGCCTTCCCCGAGCCCGACCGGCTCGACATCCACCGGCAGGCGCGGCACCACATCGCCTTCGGCTACGGCGTGCACCAGTGCCTCGGCCAGCCGCTGGCCCGGATGGAGCTGCAGGTCGTCTACAGCACGCTGTACCGGCGGATCCCCACGCTGGAGCTGGCCATCCCGTTCGAGGAGATCCAGTTCAAGCACGACGCGATCGTGTACGGCGTCCACTCGCTTCCCGTTACCTGGTAA
- a CDS encoding ferredoxin: MKVVIDQDKCVGAGQCVLLAPDVFDQRDEDGVVVLLQEFPPAELHDDVRLAARVCPALAIELAER, encoded by the coding sequence ATGAAGGTTGTCATCGATCAGGACAAGTGCGTCGGCGCCGGGCAGTGCGTGCTGCTCGCCCCGGACGTGTTCGACCAGCGCGACGAGGACGGCGTCGTCGTGCTGCTGCAGGAGTTCCCGCCGGCCGAGCTGCACGACGACGTCCGGCTGGCCGCCCGGGTCTGCCCGGCGCTGGCCATCGAGCTGGCCGAGCGGTGA
- a CDS encoding NAD(P)/FAD-dependent oxidoreductase produces MIAVVGASAAGLTAAQTLRREGYDGPLTVIGDEEHMPYDRPPLSKQILAGEWEPSKITLPSTMDNVEWMLGVRAVGLDVGGRRLALSTGDSLPYDKVVIATGVTPRRLPVGQDLAGVHTLRTLPDALAFKAELAAARSVVIVGAGFMGSEVAAVASAMGADVTVVDPLPAPMIRQFGPWLGGLVAKLHADHGVRMRLGVGVTGLVGSGRVSGVELADGTVLPADVVLVAIGSVPNTSWLAGSGLSLTDGVDCDSLCRAAPNVVAAGDVASWTHPVHGRRIRVEHRMNATEQGMAAARTLLGKGAPYAPIPYFWTDQYDVKIQAYGTFPEGAAPTVAAGDVGAGRFAALYVEDGRVTGVVGWNLPRDTRQLRARIGEPV; encoded by the coding sequence GTGATCGCGGTTGTCGGGGCGTCGGCCGCGGGCCTGACCGCGGCCCAGACGCTGCGCCGCGAGGGCTACGACGGGCCGTTGACGGTCATCGGCGACGAGGAGCACATGCCGTACGACCGGCCGCCGCTGTCCAAGCAGATCCTGGCCGGCGAATGGGAACCGTCGAAGATCACTCTTCCGTCCACTATGGACAATGTCGAGTGGATGTTGGGTGTGCGGGCCGTCGGGCTGGACGTCGGGGGCCGTCGGCTGGCACTGTCCACCGGGGACTCACTGCCGTACGACAAGGTGGTGATCGCCACCGGCGTCACGCCGCGGCGGCTGCCGGTCGGTCAGGACCTGGCCGGCGTGCACACCCTGCGGACCCTGCCGGACGCGTTGGCGTTCAAGGCGGAGTTGGCCGCCGCGCGGTCGGTGGTGATCGTCGGGGCCGGCTTCATGGGCTCCGAGGTGGCCGCCGTGGCGTCGGCCATGGGAGCGGACGTCACCGTCGTCGATCCCTTGCCCGCGCCCATGATCCGCCAGTTCGGGCCGTGGCTCGGGGGTCTCGTCGCCAAGCTGCACGCCGACCACGGCGTGCGGATGCGCCTCGGCGTCGGTGTCACCGGGCTGGTGGGTTCCGGCCGGGTTTCCGGCGTGGAGCTGGCCGACGGCACCGTGCTTCCCGCCGACGTCGTGCTCGTCGCCATCGGCTCCGTGCCCAATACCTCGTGGCTGGCCGGCAGCGGGTTGTCCCTGACCGACGGCGTCGACTGCGACTCCCTCTGCCGGGCCGCCCCCAACGTCGTGGCCGCCGGCGATGTCGCGTCGTGGACCCATCCCGTACACGGTCGGCGGATCCGGGTCGAGCACCGGATGAACGCCACCGAGCAGGGCATGGCCGCGGCCAGGACTTTGCTGGGCAAGGGCGCGCCGTATGCGCCGATCCCGTACTTCTGGACCGACCAGTACGACGTCAAGATCCAGGCGTACGGCACCTTCCCCGAGGGCGCGGCTCCTACCGTCGCCGCCGGCGATGTCGGCGCCGGCCGCTTCGCCGCGCTGTACGTGGAGGATGGTCGCGTCACCGGCGTCGTCGGCTGGAACCTGCCGCGCGACACCCGCCAACTCCGCGCCCGGATCGGCGAGCCGGTGTAG
- a CDS encoding VOC family protein, translated as MAVELNHTIVPASDPHKSATFLAELLGVAAPVTFGPFQVVTLDNGVSLDFMRVDGEIGSLHYAFKVSDDQFQPIFDRIRAAGLPYWADPHRQQPGEINTNDGGQGVYFPDPDGHNLEILTRDYGSGS; from the coding sequence ATGGCCGTCGAACTGAACCACACCATCGTCCCCGCCTCCGACCCCCACAAGTCCGCCACGTTCCTGGCCGAACTGCTCGGGGTGGCCGCGCCGGTCACGTTCGGGCCGTTCCAGGTGGTCACGCTGGACAACGGCGTCAGCCTCGACTTCATGCGCGTGGACGGCGAGATCGGCTCGCTGCACTACGCGTTCAAGGTGTCCGACGACCAGTTCCAGCCGATCTTCGACCGCATCCGCGCCGCCGGCCTGCCCTACTGGGCCGACCCGCACCGCCAGCAGCCCGGTGAGATCAACACCAACGACGGGGGCCAGGGCGTGTACTTCCCCGACCCCGACGGGCACAACCTGGAGATCCTCACCCGCGACTACGGCAGCGGCTCGTGA
- a CDS encoding ArsR/SmtB family transcription factor has protein sequence MTSTRMDLLPAAALFRSLGDPARLAILQRLAVGPARVTDLVAALGLAQSTVSKHLACLRGCQLVDSEPVGRASVFRLTQPSVVELLASAESVLAATGNAVALCPTCD, from the coding sequence ATGACATCGACGCGGATGGATCTGTTGCCGGCGGCGGCCCTGTTCCGCTCGCTGGGCGATCCCGCACGGCTGGCCATCCTGCAACGCCTCGCCGTCGGACCCGCGCGGGTCACCGACCTCGTCGCCGCGCTCGGCCTGGCCCAGTCCACGGTGTCGAAGCACCTGGCCTGCCTTCGCGGCTGCCAGCTCGTCGACTCCGAGCCGGTCGGCCGCGCCTCGGTGTTCCGCCTGACGCAGCCCTCGGTGGTGGAACTGCTGGCCTCGGCCGAATCGGTGTTGGCGGCGACGGGAAATGCGGTGGCCCTGTGTCCGACCTGCGACTGA